One window of the Actinomyces procaprae genome contains the following:
- a CDS encoding glucose PTS transporter subunit EIIB has product MSTAAEIVAGLGGRENISDLEPCITRLRVEVVDQEKVDEDALRATGAFGVVRSGRVVQVVVGPTADEIAQEIAELD; this is encoded by the coding sequence ATGAGCACTGCAGCTGAGATCGTCGCCGGCCTGGGCGGACGCGAGAACATTTCCGACTTGGAGCCCTGCATCACCCGTCTGCGGGTGGAGGTAGTTGATCAGGAGAAGGTCGACGAGGACGCCCTGCGCGCCACCGGCGCGTTCGGCGTGGTCCGCTCCGGCCGAGTGGTACAGGTGGTCGTCGGCCCCACCGCGGACGAGATCGCCCAGGAGATCGCTGAACTCGACTGA